A genomic segment from Saprospiraceae bacterium encodes:
- a CDS encoding DUF3078 domain-containing protein has translation MLQKLTIVFAFCLLGFLSQAQTLEELKAQKASLAAAQATVQAKVDSFAGEIGKLNAQIEILSGWQTGFNGVIGLNFGSSNKWASNANPNSSFSNLSIGLNAFANIIKEKSFWRNNFNSNTNWQSLDTDTKDNETEGFLKSRTTDVLGFGSLFGLRMNQDFAISALGDFNSSLFNFLKPGSLDFGAGATYTPHQLPNFVAVVHPLTYHIAFPADGSELETTGGLGAKLKLTYNHKFKGGVAWSSNLGTFIPYSQPKADSNEAQLFEYTWINSLSFNVWKGIGVGINFGLRQADFENESVQSYSSVGLSYGF, from the coding sequence ATGTTACAAAAACTAACCATCGTATTTGCTTTTTGCTTATTGGGATTTCTCTCCCAAGCACAAACCCTTGAAGAGCTAAAAGCTCAAAAAGCAAGTTTAGCAGCAGCACAAGCCACCGTACAGGCTAAAGTTGATTCTTTCGCAGGAGAAATTGGCAAATTAAATGCTCAAATTGAAATCTTGTCTGGCTGGCAAACAGGATTCAATGGCGTCATTGGGCTTAATTTTGGCAGCTCTAACAAATGGGCGAGTAACGCCAATCCAAATTCCTCCTTCTCAAATTTATCTATTGGTCTTAATGCTTTCGCCAATATCATTAAAGAAAAAAGTTTTTGGAGAAATAACTTCAATTCCAATACCAACTGGCAAAGTTTAGATACCGATACCAAAGACAATGAAACAGAGGGCTTCCTCAAAAGCAGAACCACAGATGTATTGGGTTTTGGCTCTCTTTTTGGCCTTCGCATGAACCAAGATTTTGCCATTTCCGCTTTGGGTGATTTCAACTCTTCTTTGTTTAATTTCTTGAAGCCTGGATCACTCGACTTTGGTGCTGGAGCAACTTATACGCCCCACCAATTGCCTAATTTCGTGGCAGTAGTTCATCCATTAACTTACCACATCGCATTTCCTGCTGATGGCAGTGAACTCGAAACGACTGGTGGCTTAGGCGCGAAGCTCAAATTGACCTATAACCATAAGTTTAAAGGCGGTGTTGCTTGGTCTTCAAACCTAGGAACATTCATTCCTTATTCCCAACCAAAAGCAGACTCCAACGAGGCGCAATTGTTCGAATACACTTGGATCAACTCGCTGTCTTTTAATGTTTGGAAAGGAATCGGGGTGGGCATCAACTTCGGTTTACGCCAGGCTGATTTCGAAAATGAAAGTGTTCAATCCTATAGCTCAGTGGGTTTGTCCTACGGTTTCTAA
- a CDS encoding formate--tetrahydrofolate ligase yields the protein MPTDIQIAQSTTLSNIKYIAAGLGLSEYDFIPYGRYKAKLPLSLLQPEAIKKSKLILVSAISPTPAGEGKTTMSIGLSEGMNQIGKKTTVVLREPSLGPVFGIKGGATGGGYSQVLPMEDINLHFTGDFAAIEKAHNLLAALIDNNLQSRKTSLGIDPRTVLWKRVMDMNDRALRRTIIGLGGAGMGVPRESGFDITAASEIMAILCLADNLENLKERFGNIFIGFTYDKKPIYARDLKAQGAMAALMKDAIMPNLVQTIEKNPAIIHGGPFANIAQGTNSVIATRMGMSLSDYVVTEAGFGFDLGAEKFFDIKCQSAGLSPKAVVLVATVRALKYHGGADLKALSEPNPSAVAAGLPNLEKHLENIGRFRVPAVIAINKFATDTAEEIQVIKDGLAKTKVPVIECEVWAKGGAGALTLAQVVSEMADNNEEAFTPLYDWNWPVEKKIETVATQIYGAEAIDYTSRAKADLRKIKELGLEKLPVCIAKTQKSLSDNPLLLGRPKDFVVTVREIEIAAGAGFLVPITGEIMRMPGLPASPAAEFIDIDKDGNISGLF from the coding sequence ATGCCTACAGACATTCAAATTGCACAATCCACTACCCTTTCAAATATTAAATATATTGCGGCAGGACTAGGCTTGTCTGAATATGACTTCATTCCTTATGGGCGTTACAAAGCCAAGCTCCCCCTGTCTTTGCTTCAACCCGAGGCGATCAAAAAAAGCAAATTAATCCTCGTATCAGCTATCTCTCCCACCCCTGCTGGTGAGGGAAAAACCACCATGTCCATTGGCTTGTCCGAAGGCATGAATCAAATTGGGAAGAAAACAACGGTCGTATTACGGGAGCCGTCCCTTGGGCCCGTTTTTGGTATCAAAGGAGGCGCCACAGGTGGCGGTTATTCCCAGGTATTGCCGATGGAAGACATCAACCTTCATTTCACAGGCGATTTTGCGGCTATTGAAAAAGCCCATAATTTATTAGCTGCCTTAATCGACAATAATTTACAAAGCAGAAAAACCAGCCTGGGCATTGATCCCCGGACCGTCCTCTGGAAAAGGGTCATGGATATGAATGACCGGGCCCTACGGCGTACCATTATTGGCTTAGGTGGGGCAGGCATGGGCGTCCCTCGGGAGTCTGGTTTTGACATCACCGCCGCCTCTGAAATCATGGCCATCCTTTGTCTGGCCGATAACCTTGAAAACCTAAAAGAACGATTTGGCAATATCTTCATCGGCTTCACCTATGACAAAAAGCCTATCTATGCCCGCGATCTAAAAGCCCAAGGAGCCATGGCAGCACTCATGAAGGACGCCATCATGCCCAACCTGGTGCAAACGATAGAGAAGAACCCCGCGATCATCCACGGCGGCCCCTTCGCCAATATCGCCCAAGGAACCAACTCGGTAATCGCTACGCGCATGGGCATGTCTTTGTCTGACTATGTCGTCACCGAAGCGGGCTTTGGTTTCGACTTAGGAGCCGAGAAGTTTTTCGACATCAAATGCCAGTCGGCCGGTTTGTCACCGAAAGCCGTGGTGCTAGTGGCTACCGTACGTGCCCTGAAATACCACGGCGGCGCAGACCTGAAAGCCCTCTCCGAGCCCAACCCCTCGGCCGTAGCGGCTGGCCTCCCAAACCTGGAAAAACACCTGGAAAACATAGGTCGTTTCCGTGTTCCTGCCGTGATTGCCATCAATAAATTTGCCACAGATACCGCCGAAGAAATTCAGGTCATCAAGGATGGCCTGGCCAAGACAAAGGTACCCGTCATCGAATGCGAGGTATGGGCGAAAGGCGGTGCAGGCGCCTTAACATTGGCCCAGGTAGTTAGCGAAATGGCCGATAATAACGAAGAAGCCTTTACGCCTCTCTACGATTGGAATTGGCCGGTTGAGAAAAAAATCGAAACCGTTGCCACCCAGATTTATGGCGCAGAGGCCATTGATTATACCAGCCGTGCCAAAGCAGATTTGCGAAAGATAAAGGAATTAGGCCTGGAAAAACTGCCCGTTTGTATTGCCAAAACACAAAAATCGCTATCGGATAATCCCTTATTGCTAGGACGCCCTAAAGATTTTGTGGTGACGGTAAGAGAAATTGAAATCGCGGCAGGGGCAGGCTTCCTCGTCCCCATTACGGGTGAAATTATGCGAATGCCAGGACTGCCCGCTTCCCCTGCTGCGGAATTTATCGATATTGATAAGGACGGTAATATTTCGGGCTTATTTTAG
- a CDS encoding S9 family peptidase, which produces MRITFLTICLSLFCLTIQAQARFEFEDVFELENINDPQISPDGNQVVYRRDAKDIMTDGTRSQLWIVNFDGTNNRPLTDGLKNDYHPRWSPDGKQLIYTSNRNGKPQLFLRWMETGIENQLTHFTETPSNFAWSPDGKWLAFTMSVAAESSTLKVKLPKKPTGATWVDTPVYIDKMKYRSDGAGYVKDTYSHIFLLPIDGGHARQLTSGNFNHSGPFSWSADGASVLFSANRHEDAEYEPANSEIYEVNIASGAIKQLTDRHGPDGNPKVSPDGKWIAFTGYDEKYQGYQVAHLYVMERNGKNIRLLSGKLDRDIDNVQWDAAGKGLYFQYDDKGHTKIAFMDLSGKHSDLANEVGGLTFGRPYGGGTFSVANNGRFAYTLTAPDHPADLAVGEKGQASRRLTSVNDDLFSYKKLGAVEEIWYKSSFDQREVQGWICKPPDFDPNKKYPLLLEIHGGPFTNYGWRFSAEVQLYAAAGYVVLYTNPRGSTSYGAEFGNLIHHNYPGQDYDDLMSGVDEVIKKGYIDEDQLYVTGGSGGGVLTAWIVGNTDRFRAAVVAKPVINWTSFVLHSDNPAFFYKYWFPGLPWEEQENYYKRSPLSLAGNVKTPTMLLTGEQDYRTPISETEQYYAALKLNKVETAMVRIQNSGHGITSHPSNLINKVAYILAWFDKYKGN; this is translated from the coding sequence ATGCGAATTACATTCCTAACCATTTGCCTTAGCCTTTTTTGTCTTACCATACAGGCTCAAGCTCGTTTTGAATTCGAAGATGTTTTTGAATTAGAGAATATCAACGATCCACAAATATCGCCCGATGGCAATCAGGTGGTGTACCGGCGTGATGCCAAAGACATCATGACCGACGGCACCCGTTCGCAGCTTTGGATTGTCAATTTTGATGGGACCAATAACCGGCCTTTGACCGATGGCTTGAAAAATGACTATCACCCTCGCTGGTCGCCCGATGGTAAACAGCTAATCTATACCTCCAACCGAAATGGTAAACCACAGCTTTTCCTCCGCTGGATGGAAACGGGTATTGAAAACCAACTTACGCATTTTACGGAGACCCCCAGCAATTTTGCCTGGTCCCCAGATGGTAAGTGGCTAGCTTTTACGATGTCAGTAGCCGCAGAAAGCAGCACTTTGAAGGTGAAATTACCCAAAAAACCAACGGGTGCAACCTGGGTGGATACGCCTGTCTATATCGACAAAATGAAATATCGCTCAGACGGAGCCGGTTATGTCAAAGATACCTACAGCCATATCTTCCTTTTGCCTATTGATGGCGGCCATGCCCGGCAACTTACCAGCGGAAATTTCAACCATAGTGGTCCATTTTCATGGAGTGCGGATGGCGCTTCCGTTCTTTTTTCCGCCAACCGGCACGAAGATGCGGAATATGAGCCTGCCAACTCCGAAATCTATGAGGTCAACATCGCCTCTGGCGCCATTAAGCAGTTGACGGACCGCCACGGACCAGATGGTAATCCTAAGGTTTCCCCCGATGGGAAATGGATTGCTTTCACGGGGTATGATGAGAAATACCAGGGATATCAAGTCGCTCACCTTTATGTCATGGAGCGAAATGGCAAGAACATCAGGCTCCTCTCCGGAAAACTGGATCGGGATATAGATAATGTCCAGTGGGATGCAGCGGGCAAAGGCCTCTATTTCCAATACGATGATAAGGGCCACACCAAAATTGCCTTTATGGACTTGAGTGGCAAGCACTCGGATTTGGCCAATGAGGTGGGAGGGCTTACCTTTGGTCGCCCCTACGGAGGAGGCACTTTCTCTGTTGCCAACAATGGCCGTTTTGCCTATACCCTCACCGCGCCCGATCATCCGGCTGATTTGGCGGTAGGGGAGAAGGGCCAAGCAAGCCGACGCCTTACCTCCGTCAATGATGATTTATTTAGCTATAAAAAGCTAGGTGCCGTAGAAGAGATTTGGTACAAGTCCTCTTTTGATCAACGGGAAGTGCAGGGGTGGATTTGCAAGCCGCCAGATTTTGATCCAAACAAAAAATATCCTTTATTGCTGGAAATCCACGGAGGGCCATTCACTAATTATGGCTGGCGTTTTTCGGCAGAGGTACAGCTTTATGCAGCGGCAGGATATGTGGTGTTGTACACCAATCCGCGGGGAAGTACCAGCTATGGCGCGGAATTCGGCAATTTAATCCATCACAATTATCCTGGACAAGATTACGATGACTTGATGTCTGGGGTAGATGAAGTCATCAAGAAAGGCTATATCGACGAGGACCAATTGTATGTCACCGGCGGCAGTGGCGGCGGCGTCCTGACAGCCTGGATTGTCGGGAACACCGATCGTTTTAGAGCGGCAGTGGTGGCTAAACCCGTTATCAATTGGACTAGTTTTGTGTTGCATTCTGATAATCCCGCTTTTTTCTACAAATACTGGTTCCCCGGTTTGCCTTGGGAAGAGCAGGAAAACTATTACAAACGGTCACCTCTTTCCTTGGCCGGAAACGTTAAAACACCTACTATGCTATTGACGGGTGAACAAGATTACCGCACGCCCATTTCTGAAACAGAACAGTACTATGCTGCCTTAAAACTGAATAAGGTCGAAACTGCGATGGTACGCATTCAAAATTCCGGGCATGGCATCACTAGCCATCCTAGCAATTTGATTAACAAAGTCGCCTACATCCTGGCATGGTTTGATAAATATAAAGGGAATTGA
- a CDS encoding serine hydrolase, producing MKSKILKIIGGIFLVLLLLALFNIKKITQLYTVLHIFDEDQIVYNFQHMEDLFASKTIKKSEQASLLPQHLTYTPIPSFTYQDSIIDVPTFLETTRTTGLMVLHNDTVVYEQYFNGMEASTTHISWSVAKSVVATLLGIAYEDGLIQSLEDPITKYLPQLASSGYNEVRIKDILQMSSGVGFNEDYRDFNSDINRFGRSFALGTSYEAFAMSLKRERTPGTYNHYVSIDTQVLGMLVTKVTGKPLSDYLKEKLWDPMGMEHDAQWIIDNTGMELALGGLNISLRDYAKIGLLYLHQGNWRGKQIVSADWIKKATTPDAPHLMPGKDNPNSSNEYGYGFQWWVPEKPMGDFFAAGIYNQYIYVYPPKNLVIVKLSANHHFRIPGDESKNQHIDFLQSIARHF from the coding sequence ATGAAAAGCAAGATTTTGAAAATTATAGGTGGCATTTTCCTGGTACTCCTTCTCCTTGCACTTTTTAACATTAAGAAAATCACACAGCTTTATACCGTGTTGCACATCTTTGACGAAGACCAGATTGTGTACAACTTTCAGCATATGGAAGACTTGTTTGCCAGCAAGACCATTAAAAAAAGTGAGCAAGCCAGTCTGCTGCCCCAACATCTTACCTATACCCCCATCCCATCCTTCACCTACCAGGATTCCATCATTGACGTGCCTACTTTTTTGGAAACCACGAGAACCACTGGTTTGATGGTTTTGCATAACGATACGGTCGTCTACGAACAATATTTTAATGGAATGGAGGCATCCACTACCCATATTTCATGGTCAGTTGCCAAGTCGGTGGTCGCCACTTTATTGGGGATTGCCTATGAAGATGGACTGATTCAAAGCCTGGAAGACCCCATCACCAAATACTTGCCCCAATTGGCCAGTAGTGGTTACAATGAAGTTCGCATCAAGGATATCTTGCAAATGAGTTCTGGTGTTGGATTCAATGAGGATTATCGCGATTTCAATTCGGACATTAATCGCTTTGGCAGGTCTTTTGCCTTGGGTACTTCTTACGAAGCCTTTGCCATGAGTTTAAAGCGGGAGCGAACCCCTGGGACCTACAATCATTATGTGAGTATAGATACCCAAGTATTGGGCATGTTAGTCACAAAAGTGACGGGAAAACCCTTGTCTGATTATTTAAAAGAGAAGCTATGGGACCCGATGGGCATGGAGCATGATGCCCAATGGATTATTGATAACACTGGTATGGAATTGGCCTTGGGAGGATTGAATATTAGCCTGCGGGATTATGCCAAAATTGGCTTGTTATATCTCCATCAAGGCAATTGGAGAGGCAAACAAATTGTCTCAGCGGATTGGATAAAAAAAGCCACTACCCCCGATGCACCGCATCTGATGCCTGGAAAAGACAACCCTAATTCCAGCAATGAATATGGTTATGGTTTCCAATGGTGGGTGCCAGAAAAACCAATGGGCGATTTTTTTGCAGCGGGGATTTACAATCAATATATATATGTATACCCTCCCAAAAACCTGGTTATAGTCAAACTTTCCGCAAATCATCATTTCCGAATCCCTGGAGATGAATCTAAGAACCAACATATCGATTTTCTGCAATCGATTGCTCGCCATTTTTAG
- a CDS encoding CBS domain-containing protein yields the protein MKLNNPISSLMTQDLTTISLETSVEQIKQLFSRRSIHHLPVEGKEGDLLGMVSTEDIKRIEAFYPNILSYQAKHIMTVSLTSLSPTMSIREALLIFLENKIRALPVVDDKGKLVGIVTPYDFLENLLSNKER from the coding sequence ATGAAACTAAATAATCCGATTTCAAGCTTGATGACCCAAGATTTGACCACTATTTCCCTTGAGACTTCGGTGGAGCAGATCAAACAACTTTTTAGCAGGCGTAGTATCCATCACTTGCCAGTTGAAGGCAAAGAAGGAGATTTGTTGGGCATGGTGAGCACCGAAGATATCAAGCGAATAGAGGCTTTTTATCCCAATATACTATCCTATCAAGCCAAACACATCATGACCGTTAGTTTGACAAGCCTGTCGCCAACTATGAGTATTCGAGAGGCGCTGTTAATCTTTTTGGAAAACAAAATCCGCGCTTTACCTGTCGTAGATGATAAGGGGAAATTAGTTGGTATTGTAACGCCTTATGATTTTTTGGAGAATTTGCTTAGTAATAAGGAGAGATAA
- a CDS encoding Gfo/Idh/MocA family oxidoreductase encodes MERNYKRRAFIKKGAMGLASLAILPGLYGKVAASDRLRVAHIGLGGMGNQHMKWFAGLPEVEVVALCDVDEIHLGDTLKKLKEMQPDGKVDTYGDFRRILERQDIDAITCATPDHWHAQIASLAFQAGKDVYGEKPLSYDVREGQMMLKHLQKNNRIFQLGTQIHAGDNYHRVVEIIQSGAIGKVHTVRLWKTGGPPELGTPKVQAPPKTLNWDMWLGPAPQTDYFPERCHFNYRYFLDYSGGVFADFWCHIADVAFWALQPKGLKSIQARGKAPAGIVDTPAWIEVDYEFDGLKIFWTTEPPKVPGAAGRGIGAYFEGDKGTLITDYSKREITINGETFTDLPEVPQSIPRSPGHQQNFVDNVKNRTQPESNLAYAREMTLPMHLGLISYRLNGRKLEWNAQKERFVGDKEANKLLSRKPRKEWRLV; translated from the coding sequence ATGGAAAGGAATTATAAAAGACGAGCATTTATCAAGAAAGGAGCTATGGGCTTGGCTAGTTTGGCCATTCTCCCGGGGTTATATGGCAAAGTAGCTGCCAGCGACCGTTTAAGGGTGGCCCACATTGGCTTGGGAGGAATGGGCAATCAGCACATGAAATGGTTTGCCGGATTGCCCGAAGTGGAGGTGGTGGCACTTTGTGATGTGGATGAAATACATTTGGGCGATACCCTGAAAAAGCTAAAGGAGATGCAACCAGATGGAAAGGTGGATACCTATGGCGATTTTCGGCGTATACTGGAGCGGCAAGACATAGATGCCATTACTTGTGCTACCCCAGACCATTGGCATGCCCAGATCGCTAGTCTGGCTTTTCAGGCAGGCAAAGATGTGTATGGGGAAAAACCGCTCTCCTATGATGTAAGAGAAGGACAAATGATGCTCAAGCACCTGCAAAAAAACAATCGGATATTCCAATTAGGTACGCAGATTCATGCAGGAGACAATTATCATAGGGTCGTAGAAATTATTCAATCAGGTGCCATCGGAAAGGTACACACCGTTAGGCTATGGAAAACTGGCGGTCCTCCTGAGCTAGGAACCCCCAAGGTCCAGGCCCCTCCTAAAACCCTGAACTGGGATATGTGGCTGGGCCCTGCGCCTCAAACTGATTATTTCCCGGAAAGATGTCATTTTAACTATCGCTATTTTCTGGATTATTCAGGTGGCGTATTTGCGGATTTTTGGTGTCATATTGCCGATGTTGCCTTCTGGGCATTGCAGCCTAAGGGGCTAAAAAGTATACAAGCCAGGGGCAAAGCTCCCGCAGGCATTGTCGATACCCCCGCCTGGATTGAAGTAGATTATGAGTTTGATGGATTGAAAATCTTTTGGACAACGGAGCCTCCCAAGGTGCCGGGAGCAGCAGGCAGAGGCATTGGCGCCTATTTCGAAGGGGATAAAGGAACCTTAATCACCGATTACAGCAAACGCGAGATCACCATTAATGGCGAGACGTTTACTGACTTGCCGGAGGTGCCACAAAGCATTCCCCGTTCCCCTGGTCACCAGCAAAACTTCGTAGATAATGTCAAAAATCGCACCCAGCCTGAATCCAATTTGGCTTATGCCCGGGAAATGACCTTGCCCATGCACCTGGGCCTGATTTCCTACCGGCTAAATGGTCGAAAATTGGAATGGAATGCCCAAAAAGAAAGGTTTGTCGGGGATAAGGAGGCAAATAAATTGCTGTCGCGCAAGCCTAGGAAGGAGTGGCGATTGGTGTAA
- a CDS encoding MBOAT family O-acyltransferase, which produces MLFNSIDFALFLPLVFALYWAFFYQDIKWRNVFLLAASYLFYGWWDGRFLFLILFSSLVDYGVGLALHKTESNQRRKQWLALSLVVNLGLLGYFKYANFFITAFVDAFSILGTSISPWSLQLILPVGISFYTFQTLSYTIDVYRRKIAPTRDIWAFLAYVSFFPQLVAGPIERAASLLPQFGVAKKFDYIKARAGLQLILWGLFKKMVVADNCAYWVDTIFGQVESQSSLVLVLGAVLFAFQIYGDFSGYSDIAIGTARLFGFELRRNFAYPYFSRDVAEFWRRWHISLSSWFRDYLYIPLGGSRGSKGQQVRNVLIVFVISGFWHGANWTFIVWGGLNGLLFLPLILWNRNRRYLDTVANKKWLPGLKEGLNMLLTFGLVSLAWVFFRSASVQDAWLYLVGIGQGTWGGIKIDMFFPVLAIIFMLVLEWCSRTEEILVVFQAKNYWVRWSAYFMVAMAILLFAPSTPSVFIYFQF; this is translated from the coding sequence ATGCTATTTAATTCCATCGATTTCGCCTTATTTTTGCCCTTGGTTTTTGCCTTGTATTGGGCTTTTTTTTATCAGGATATAAAATGGCGAAATGTTTTTTTGTTGGCGGCCAGTTACTTGTTTTATGGCTGGTGGGATGGGCGTTTTTTGTTCCTTATCCTGTTTAGTTCTTTGGTGGACTATGGTGTGGGGTTGGCATTACATAAAACGGAAAGTAATCAAAGGCGAAAGCAATGGTTAGCCCTTAGTTTGGTGGTTAATCTCGGACTGTTGGGTTACTTTAAATATGCCAATTTTTTCATTACTGCATTTGTCGATGCCTTTTCTATATTGGGGACAAGCATCTCGCCCTGGTCTTTGCAGCTGATCTTGCCGGTAGGCATTAGTTTTTATACTTTTCAAACCCTGAGTTATACTATTGATGTTTACCGAAGAAAAATAGCACCTACCCGCGATATTTGGGCCTTTTTGGCCTATGTCAGTTTCTTTCCACAGCTAGTGGCGGGGCCCATTGAGCGGGCCGCCAGTTTATTGCCGCAGTTTGGAGTGGCGAAAAAGTTTGACTATATAAAAGCCAGGGCCGGCCTTCAATTGATCCTTTGGGGTTTGTTCAAAAAAATGGTGGTAGCAGATAACTGTGCCTACTGGGTAGATACGATATTTGGCCAGGTAGAAAGCCAGTCGAGCCTGGTCCTGGTGTTGGGTGCAGTGCTTTTTGCCTTTCAGATATATGGCGATTTTTCGGGTTATTCGGATATTGCCATTGGCACGGCGCGTTTGTTTGGTTTTGAATTGAGGCGAAATTTTGCCTATCCCTATTTTTCAAGAGATGTGGCCGAATTTTGGCGACGCTGGCATATTTCTTTATCTTCTTGGTTTAGAGACTATCTTTATATCCCTTTGGGTGGGAGTAGAGGAAGTAAAGGACAACAAGTGCGCAATGTGTTGATTGTCTTTGTAATAAGTGGTTTCTGGCATGGTGCCAACTGGACTTTTATCGTATGGGGGGGCTTGAACGGACTCCTATTTTTGCCCCTCATTCTATGGAATCGAAATCGACGTTATTTGGATACAGTAGCCAATAAGAAATGGCTTCCCGGCCTAAAGGAAGGGTTGAATATGTTGCTGACCTTTGGGTTGGTGTCTTTGGCCTGGGTGTTTTTTAGGTCGGCGTCAGTGCAGGATGCCTGGCTGTATTTGGTGGGGATAGGGCAGGGGACTTGGGGTGGCATAAAAATAGATATGTTTTTTCCTGTGCTAGCCATTATCTTCATGCTGGTCCTGGAGTGGTGTTCAAGAACCGAAGAAATCCTGGTCGTTTTTCAAGCAAAAAATTATTGGGTTAGATGGAGTGCTTATTTTATGGTTGCCATGGCTATATTACTTTTTGCACCTTCCACGCCTTCTGTTTTTATTTATTTTCAGTTTTAG
- a CDS encoding YceI family protein, with amino-acid sequence MKTKYILHTKLIFFAALLFIGSQAFGQTTYTYQSGKMTINGTSSLHDWESNVGTILFKGSVHVQNQVLQSIEGVKVTIPVESIKSSKGRIMDGKTHDALKKETFPNIECTISKVNITPADGKFKVKATGQLTIAGKTKPVELMLTANLDNHGLLTFTGSKAFKMTDYGIDPPKALLGTLKTGDDISINFTVNMKADTTTADK; translated from the coding sequence ATGAAAACGAAATACATCCTCCATACCAAACTAATCTTTTTTGCAGCCTTACTTTTTATAGGATCTCAAGCCTTTGGGCAAACCACTTACACCTACCAATCTGGGAAAATGACCATTAATGGTACTTCCAGTTTGCACGATTGGGAATCCAATGTAGGCACCATCCTTTTTAAAGGAAGTGTACACGTTCAAAACCAAGTACTTCAATCCATAGAAGGGGTGAAAGTGACCATTCCTGTTGAAAGTATCAAAAGCAGCAAAGGCAGAATCATGGATGGCAAAACCCACGATGCCCTGAAAAAAGAAACCTTCCCCAATATTGAATGCACCATCAGTAAAGTCAACATTACACCCGCAGACGGAAAGTTCAAGGTGAAGGCCACAGGTCAATTGACCATTGCTGGCAAAACAAAACCAGTGGAATTGATGCTTACAGCTAATCTGGATAACCATGGATTGTTGACCTTCACTGGTAGCAAGGCATTTAAAATGACTGATTATGGCATTGATCCTCCCAAAGCCTTATTGGGTACGTTGAAAACTGGGGACGACATCAGTATAAACTTTACCGTAAATATGAAAGCTGACACAACGACTGCCGACAAGTAA
- a CDS encoding metallophosphoesterase: MKKSITFLFGLFASLCLSSQAIPDTLTFGVIADCQYCHCPATTQRFYKLSPGKLTACIAEFNQHELAFAVHLGDYIDRNFESFDTLQPIINQLKTPLKQVLGNHDFSVEERLKKKVPKRMGMKHRYYSFKESQWRFIVLDGNDLSTFATFAPKKKREAAALLAGVQSDNKENAQTWNGGLSSQQMKWLKKQLEKAESEKEKVILFCHFPIYPSNPHNLWNDTTVMQLLASFSCVKAYFNGHNHAGHYGEKAGIHYLTFKGMVDTETQTAFSIVKIVADQIIIEGFGRQEDQILLIK; the protein is encoded by the coding sequence ATGAAAAAATCAATAACTTTTCTATTTGGCCTTTTTGCGAGCCTTTGCCTGAGTAGCCAGGCTATCCCCGACACCCTGACTTTTGGGGTCATTGCCGATTGTCAGTACTGCCATTGTCCTGCTACGACGCAGCGATTTTACAAGCTATCGCCAGGTAAGCTGACAGCCTGCATCGCCGAATTCAACCAACATGAGCTAGCTTTCGCCGTACATTTAGGAGATTATATTGACCGGAATTTTGAAAGCTTTGACACCCTTCAACCTATTATAAACCAATTAAAAACACCGCTAAAACAAGTGCTTGGCAACCATGATTTTTCGGTAGAAGAAAGGTTGAAAAAGAAAGTCCCCAAGCGAATGGGGATGAAACATCGCTATTATAGCTTTAAAGAAAGTCAATGGCGATTTATCGTTTTGGATGGGAATGATCTCAGTACTTTTGCTACATTTGCACCCAAAAAAAAGCGCGAGGCAGCAGCACTATTGGCAGGTGTCCAGTCGGATAACAAAGAAAATGCCCAAACCTGGAATGGCGGACTCAGTAGCCAACAAATGAAATGGCTGAAAAAGCAGTTGGAAAAGGCGGAAAGTGAGAAGGAGAAAGTAATCTTGTTTTGCCATTTCCCCATTTACCCTTCCAACCCGCATAACCTTTGGAACGACACGACAGTCATGCAACTGCTAGCTTCGTTTTCTTGTGTCAAAGCCTATTTTAATGGCCATAATCATGCTGGTCATTATGGAGAAAAAGCAGGAATTCATTATCTTACCTTTAAGGGAATGGTTGATACGGAAACACAAACGGCTTTCTCTATCGTTAAAATTGTAGCTGATCAGATCATTATTGAAGGATTTGGTAGACAAGAGGATCAAATATTGCTTATTAAGTAA